GCTTGGCCTCGGTCAAGGATCAGCGGTTGGAGGATCTGACCGCGGGCCAGACGAAGCTCGTGGACTTCGCGCGCCTGCTGATGGTCGAACCGCAGATGGTGCTGCTCGACGAACCCGCGGCGGGCGTCGCCCCCAGTGGTATCGGGCGGCTGGCCGAACAGGTCAGGAACCTGCGGGAGCGCGGCATCACGCTGCTCATCATCGACCACAACATCCAGTTCGTCTTCGAGGTGTCCGAATACATCTACGTGATGGCCGAGGGCCGTGTGGTGGTGTCCGGCACCCCCAAGGAGATCGCCGAACATCCGATGGTCGCCGAAATCTATCTCGGGAGCTCGAAATGACGGTCCTGGACGTACGGGAGCTGACCGCCGGCTACGGCAAACTGCCGGTGATCCACGAGGTCTCGCTCTCGGTGCGAGCCAACGAGACGGTAGCGCTGGTGGGGCCCAACGGCGCGGGCAAGTCGACCCTGCTGAAGTCGGTGTTCGGTCTGGTCACGCCGATGTCGGGGCGCGTCGAGTTCATGGGCACCGACCTGGGGACGGTGGCCACCGCTGCGATGGTCAAACTCGGCATGGCCTATGTACCGCAGGGCGGCAACACCTTTCCCGCCCTCTCCGTCGAGGAGAACCTGCGGGTGGCGTTGATGCCCAACGGCCGCGCGAAGATGAGCGCCGGGATCGATACCGCCTTCGACCGATTCCCCTCGCTGCGCAAGCGCCGCAACAGCAGCGCGTCCACCCTGTCCGGTGGCGAACGGCAGATGCTCGCCGTCGCGGGTGCGCTGGCGTCCGAGCCGAAACTGGTGGCGCTCGACGAGCCCACCACCGGACTGGCGCCGACGATCGTGCAGGAACTGATCGGCCGGATCGCCGAGGCCACCGGTGACGGAGTCGGCGTGCTGTGGGTGGTCGAGGAGAACCCTGCGGTGATCCTG
Above is a window of Mycolicibacterium baixiangningiae DNA encoding:
- a CDS encoding ABC transporter ATP-binding protein, with translation MTVLDVRELTAGYGKLPVIHEVSLSVRANETVALVGPNGAGKSTLLKSVFGLVTPMSGRVEFMGTDLGTVATAAMVKLGMAYVPQGGNTFPALSVEENLRVALMPNGRAKMSAGIDTAFDRFPSLRKRRNSSASTLSGGERQMLAVAGALASEPKLVALDEPTTGLAPTIVQELIGRIAEATGDGVGVLWVVEENPAVILPHCDRVHIMQGGRISAEQAVATVLEDEGLRKLFFGIDEAH